In the Leptospira semungkisensis genome, one interval contains:
- a CDS encoding Lp29 family lipoprotein: protein MKIRILFLLLAILALNSCASRYSLNKLEAGPQSSQKITKKFKIAYIGFNTFKSTKHKNPEGKVEFEAVAEQDSRTLREPIGGSYPIPGENKPNGLRKDISQEKVMGFARSYLSVTGPTGIKELEKFLEIAKGPEGYSYSLRNLPYDYYIVGLHSPVFEKPRNAAYGFLSVFSSLLSVVTIGILPSYEAYEANTLVRIYDKNLNLLKEFEYDNDYSVWRALWIPPNPKECGIGSLTCLGMFSPVVRTNPSIVFEAGSAKMSADLNDYIANLK, encoded by the coding sequence ATGAAGATCCGGATCCTGTTTCTACTTCTTGCAATTTTGGCCTTAAACTCCTGTGCCTCCCGTTATTCCTTAAACAAATTAGAAGCGGGACCTCAGTCCTCTCAGAAGATTACCAAGAAATTCAAGATCGCTTATATCGGTTTTAATACATTCAAGTCGACTAAGCACAAGAATCCCGAAGGAAAAGTGGAATTCGAGGCTGTAGCTGAACAAGATTCCCGCACTTTAAGGGAGCCGATTGGAGGAAGTTACCCGATCCCTGGAGAAAATAAACCGAATGGCCTGAGAAAGGATATTTCTCAGGAGAAGGTAATGGGATTTGCACGTTCTTATTTAAGTGTTACCGGTCCTACTGGGATCAAAGAGTTAGAGAAGTTTTTAGAGATCGCCAAGGGTCCCGAAGGATACTCGTATTCCCTCAGAAATCTTCCTTATGATTATTATATAGTGGGCTTGCATTCTCCGGTTTTTGAGAAGCCTAGAAATGCTGCGTACGGATTTCTAAGTGTTTTTTCCAGCCTATTGAGCGTAGTCACTATAGGTATACTTCCTTCTTACGAAGCGTACGAAGCGAATACGTTAGTCAGAATATATGATAAAAATCTAAACTTACTGAAAGAATTCGAATACGATAACGATTATTCAGTATGGAGAGCTCTCTGGATCCCTCCGAACCCTAAGGAGTGTGGAATAGGGAGTCTAACTTGTTTAGGTATGTTTAGCCCTGTAGTTCGAACAAATCCGTCGATCGTATTCGAGGCAGGTTCAGCCAAGATGAGTGCCGATCTAAACGATTATATTGCCAATTTAAAATAG
- a CDS encoding Lsa16 family lipoprotein adhesin yields MKKVILNITILGMLSLFAGACSNTAQVVGNINCPTLEKGVIDPKVAIVSDDLVSPVVIEKVAIGTVVKVYDYRNHYYVAKNLVRVKTEKNEGWINPTCLVVGQDPANSVFKWAYRSDYKPFFDKEDRDHYNYKDPDKVEPGAKTTSANGHEFDAYKNLPKDKVPLADLAPELKK; encoded by the coding sequence ATGAAAAAAGTAATATTAAACATAACGATCCTGGGAATGCTAAGCCTCTTTGCGGGGGCTTGCTCCAATACCGCTCAAGTCGTGGGCAATATCAATTGTCCTACTTTGGAAAAAGGGGTGATCGATCCTAAAGTTGCCATTGTTTCCGACGATTTAGTTAGCCCTGTGGTTATCGAAAAAGTTGCTATAGGAACTGTAGTCAAGGTTTACGATTACAGAAACCATTACTATGTTGCTAAGAACCTTGTTCGAGTTAAGACCGAAAAGAATGAAGGATGGATCAATCCTACTTGCTTGGTAGTTGGACAAGATCCTGCAAACTCTGTGTTCAAGTGGGCATACCGCAGCGACTACAAACCTTTCTTCGATAAGGAAGATAGAGACCATTATAATTATAAGGATCCAGACAAAGTGGAGCCAGGTGCAAAAACCACGTCTGCTAATGGACACGAATTCGACGCGTATAAAAATCTACCTAAGGACAAAGTTCCTTTGGCAGACCTTGCTCCCGAGCTGAAGAAGTAA
- a CDS encoding c-type cytochrome, whose translation MISLKRISALSLAAVLLWNCESKTPPMEYMPDMADSIAREAQEADAHFPNNQSVRLPPVGAVPVGYYPYEYKNWDKGLDQLPNRGLANPVKADLATLKRGEDKYQTYCSPCHGVRGQGNGPVVGPAPRLNAIQADGSPMAALTSATAKGYSDGQIYHIITEGKGRMNSYASQVTPEDRWKIILYVRKLQEYDNKTNKGTATK comes from the coding sequence ATGATTTCACTGAAAAGAATTTCTGCTCTTTCTCTCGCAGCTGTCCTTCTTTGGAACTGCGAGTCTAAGACCCCTCCTATGGAGTACATGCCGGACATGGCGGACTCGATCGCGAGAGAGGCACAAGAAGCGGATGCGCATTTCCCGAATAACCAATCGGTTCGTCTGCCTCCAGTCGGAGCGGTTCCGGTAGGATATTATCCTTACGAATATAAGAACTGGGACAAAGGTTTGGACCAACTTCCTAACAGAGGTTTGGCGAATCCTGTCAAAGCGGATCTGGCTACTCTGAAACGCGGAGAAGATAAATACCAAACTTATTGCAGCCCTTGCCATGGTGTAAGAGGACAAGGAAACGGTCCTGTTGTAGGTCCTGCGCCTCGCTTAAATGCGATTCAGGCGGACGGATCTCCTATGGCGGCTTTGACTTCTGCGACTGCAAAAGGATACTCCGACGGACAGATCTACCATATCATCACTGAGGGTAAGGGAAGGATGAACAGCTATGCTTCTCAAGTTACTCCTGAGGATCGTTGGAAAATCATATTATATGTTCGTAAATTACAAGAATACGACAACAAGACCAATAAGGGAACGGCTACAAAATAA
- a CDS encoding DUF3341 domain-containing protein: MYYSPKKEQFHTFQETEHGVFGLFDSPAEIINAAQKTKEKGYTNFDCFTPYPVHGLDDAMGLARSGLPWVTFFMGIFGCVAGFGMQYLTHKYDWPLNISGKSFNAWFAYIPITFEFTVFMAGVSTAVAMFILTKLPKTGRKVLHPDITTDKFALWIPSNSANYSESGVTDFIKGLGSKHVETVK, translated from the coding sequence ATGTATTATTCTCCAAAGAAAGAACAGTTTCACACATTCCAAGAGACTGAGCATGGAGTATTCGGTTTATTCGATTCTCCTGCAGAGATCATAAACGCTGCACAGAAAACAAAGGAGAAGGGTTATACCAACTTCGATTGTTTTACTCCATATCCGGTTCACGGTTTGGATGATGCAATGGGACTTGCTCGTTCCGGATTGCCTTGGGTCACCTTCTTCATGGGGATCTTTGGATGCGTTGCTGGTTTCGGCATGCAGTATCTAACTCATAAATACGATTGGCCTTTGAATATCTCCGGAAAAAGCTTCAACGCTTGGTTCGCGTATATTCCGATTACTTTCGAATTTACTGTGTTCATGGCCGGGGTTTCTACCGCAGTTGCCATGTTCATTCTAACCAAGCTGCCAAAAACTGGCCGTAAGGTTTTACATCCGGACATCACTACAGACAAATTCGCTCTTTGGATCCCTTCCAACTCTGCGAACTATTCCGAAAGTGGCGTGACTGATTTTATCAAAGGCCTCGGCTCTAAACACGTCGAGACGGTGAAATAG
- the nrfD gene encoding NrfD/PsrC family molybdoenzyme membrane anchor subunit, giving the protein MPNAIKEALDIQPLVTGGKSVRDVTVDILKPVEAFPTSLWWKAFLLALTITVIDLGIIGYLVYEGLYILGINNPVGWGFFIVNFVFWIGIGHAGTLISAVLYLFRQEWRTGINRAAEAMTIFAVLTAASTLIIHIGRPWMGYWLFPYPNERGPLWVNFRSPLIWDTFAVSTYLTISLVFWYIGLIPDIAAVRDRATGKVRRAVYDILSFGWVGSNKAWSHLETVAMILAALSTPLVLSVHTIVSFDFAVSIVPGWHTTIFPPYFVAGAIFSGFAMVVTLMVIAREVFQLKDYITMKHLENMNKVIMVTGLIVGLAYSTEFFMAWYSGNEYEGFTFVNRAFGPYGWAYFIMFSCNVFAPQVFWSKKLRNNIPVMFVVSIIVNIGMWFERFVIVMTLHRDFLPSSWDVYVPTVYDFMMLLGTFGIFFTLFLLFCRLLPVIAIAEVKTVMPHKDGGHH; this is encoded by the coding sequence ATACCTAACGCAATCAAAGAAGCCCTGGATATCCAGCCCCTGGTCACCGGAGGTAAATCCGTTCGTGACGTGACGGTGGATATCCTTAAGCCGGTAGAGGCGTTCCCCACTTCCTTATGGTGGAAAGCATTCTTACTCGCGCTTACCATTACCGTAATCGATCTGGGTATCATCGGATACCTGGTTTACGAAGGTCTTTATATCCTCGGGATTAATAATCCTGTAGGTTGGGGATTCTTCATCGTTAACTTCGTGTTCTGGATCGGTATCGGTCACGCTGGAACTCTGATCTCTGCGGTTCTTTATCTGTTCCGCCAAGAGTGGAGAACCGGTATTAACCGTGCCGCAGAAGCGATGACCATCTTCGCAGTATTAACCGCAGCATCCACCTTGATCATCCACATCGGACGTCCTTGGATGGGTTACTGGTTATTTCCTTATCCGAATGAAAGAGGACCTCTTTGGGTAAACTTTAGATCTCCTCTGATCTGGGATACGTTCGCGGTATCTACCTACTTGACCATCTCTTTGGTGTTCTGGTACATCGGACTCATTCCGGATATCGCAGCAGTTCGCGACCGTGCTACCGGCAAGGTTCGTAGAGCTGTTTACGATATTCTTTCCTTCGGTTGGGTAGGTTCCAACAAAGCTTGGTCCCACTTAGAAACAGTTGCGATGATTCTTGCAGCTCTTTCTACTCCTCTGGTGCTTTCAGTGCACACGATCGTATCCTTCGACTTCGCAGTTTCGATTGTTCCTGGTTGGCATACTACCATCTTCCCACCTTACTTCGTTGCTGGAGCGATCTTCTCCGGATTCGCGATGGTGGTAACTCTGATGGTGATCGCAAGAGAAGTCTTCCAACTCAAAGACTATATCACAATGAAACACCTGGAAAACATGAACAAGGTGATCATGGTTACCGGTTTGATCGTAGGTCTCGCTTACTCTACTGAGTTCTTCATGGCTTGGTATTCAGGTAACGAATACGAAGGATTCACTTTCGTAAACCGTGCATTCGGTCCTTACGGTTGGGCTTACTTCATCATGTTCAGCTGTAACGTGTTTGCACCTCAGGTCTTCTGGTCCAAAAAACTCAGAAATAATATCCCTGTAATGTTCGTAGTTTCCATCATCGTTAACATTGGAATGTGGTTCGAACGTTTCGTGATCGTAATGACGCTTCACAGAGACTTCCTACCTTCCAGCTGGGACGTATACGTTCCGACGGTTTACGACTTCATGATGTTACTCGGAACCTTCGGTATCTTCTTCACACTATTCCTTCTGTTCTGTAGATTACTTCCTGTAATCGCGATCGCGGAAGTGAAGACAGTAATGCCTCATAAAGACGGAGGTCATCACTAA
- a CDS encoding TAT-variant-translocated molybdopterin oxidoreductase, with amino-acid sequence MDNKNFQKEKKAHWLSFELRDNEKETKELQRSEFFTSPDPIIARIKSGEFDRKTFLKLMGAGVAMTSLNCVRKPVEKIVPYVDLKTDEGTFDFVKHGLSYHYATVYNGTGILVKAKDGRPLKLEGNDNHPVSQGALGAQGQAAIFDLYDPDRAQDPATVSGGKAEKTTWANLDAKVQEALSKNKGKTVIVTKPLDSPATKSVIGDFLKAVGGGEHYEISLTSAEEVVSKGQAASYGRALIPNYHFDLANAILSIDCDFMGSWLSPEEHQKDFSKRRNLRSGAKDVNFFAAAESIPTMSGSNADLRLPIRPGDQSKFALAIAAALSELGANTKDVLGNATLASLSSELGLAADNIKKVAKALWENKGKSLVVAGGVSANTADAVDLQVLVNFLNSALENDGKTVDHANPKKEGLADYSGNLGKLTEALKQTKVGVLFLYDTNLVYQGGEHWKDLLHRAALVVSLSDRADETALASNYLASTTHFLESWGDAEVTKGIFSIQQPAIRPLFNTRSFEDSLIAFAGGSLGGEKVFYEYVKNSWTKKLGSKQKWEDLLRAGTTVSAENRKKTPGAGRGFNRGAIKKLASSSQGLKLALYEKISIGDGRAANNSLLQELPDPVTKVTWDNYVLLSPALAKEKGIQSNDVVVLKTAKQSIELPAQVQPGMHKDAIGIAIGYGRTAAGTIANGVGKNAYALAENGVYSGISVSSIEKTGKTYKLACTQHHHMMSPGFGYEERPLIQSTTIDEYRKDPAAGVKESEIPKIKKNGQMVYAVGANPVHEYPGYRWGMSIDLTACTGCASCVIACQVENNIPVVGRDEVRVGREMHWIRIDRYYIGDPEKPEDMQIAHQPVMCQHCENAPCETVCPVAATVHGSEGTNDMVYNRCVGTRYCSNNCPYKVRRYNWAQHWYNETGAQKGGKAPRYLGLNPEVTVRGRGVMEKCTFCSSRIAEKKIQAKNEGRTLKDGELKTACQQSCAADAISFGNINDKESEVAKLSSGPRSYRLLEYLNVGPSVAYLTRVRAKI; translated from the coding sequence ATGGATAATAAGAACTTCCAGAAAGAAAAGAAAGCGCACTGGCTCTCCTTCGAACTTCGTGATAACGAAAAAGAAACGAAGGAACTCCAACGCTCTGAATTTTTCACCTCTCCGGATCCAATCATCGCAAGAATCAAATCGGGAGAATTCGATCGTAAGACATTCCTGAAATTGATGGGAGCGGGAGTCGCAATGACTTCCCTCAATTGCGTTCGTAAACCGGTAGAGAAAATCGTTCCTTACGTCGACCTAAAGACTGACGAAGGAACTTTCGATTTCGTCAAGCATGGCCTATCGTATCATTACGCTACCGTTTACAACGGCACGGGAATTCTCGTAAAAGCGAAAGACGGTCGTCCTCTTAAATTAGAAGGAAACGACAATCACCCTGTTTCTCAAGGTGCATTAGGCGCTCAAGGACAAGCGGCTATCTTCGATCTTTATGATCCGGATAGAGCTCAGGATCCTGCGACCGTTTCCGGCGGAAAAGCGGAGAAGACTACTTGGGCCAACCTGGACGCAAAAGTCCAAGAGGCATTGTCCAAGAACAAAGGCAAGACTGTAATCGTTACTAAGCCTTTGGATTCTCCTGCAACTAAGTCCGTGATCGGAGACTTCTTGAAAGCAGTAGGTGGTGGAGAGCACTATGAGATCTCTCTTACTTCTGCAGAAGAAGTGGTTTCCAAAGGACAGGCAGCTTCTTACGGAAGAGCCTTAATTCCGAATTATCATTTCGATCTTGCGAATGCCATTCTTTCCATTGATTGCGATTTCATGGGATCTTGGCTTTCTCCAGAAGAACACCAAAAGGATTTCTCTAAGAGAAGGAACCTGAGAAGCGGAGCGAAAGATGTAAACTTCTTCGCAGCTGCGGAATCTATTCCTACTATGTCCGGTTCTAACGCGGACTTGAGACTTCCGATCCGTCCTGGTGACCAATCCAAATTCGCTTTAGCAATCGCTGCTGCTCTTTCTGAGCTTGGCGCAAACACTAAAGACGTTCTTGGAAACGCAACTCTTGCGAGCCTCTCTTCCGAATTAGGATTAGCTGCGGACAATATTAAGAAAGTTGCAAAAGCTCTCTGGGAAAACAAGGGCAAATCCCTTGTAGTTGCCGGTGGTGTTTCCGCGAATACTGCAGATGCGGTAGACTTGCAAGTTCTCGTGAACTTCCTGAACTCTGCTCTGGAGAACGACGGTAAGACTGTAGATCATGCTAATCCTAAGAAAGAAGGACTCGCTGATTATTCCGGTAACCTCGGCAAACTTACTGAAGCATTAAAACAAACGAAAGTAGGAGTTCTATTCCTCTATGACACCAACTTGGTATACCAAGGTGGCGAACATTGGAAAGATCTTCTGCATAGAGCTGCCCTGGTTGTTAGCCTGTCTGACAGAGCTGATGAGACTGCACTCGCTTCTAACTATCTCGCTTCTACGACTCATTTCTTAGAGTCTTGGGGTGATGCAGAAGTAACTAAGGGTATTTTCTCCATCCAACAGCCTGCGATTCGTCCTCTATTCAACACTCGTTCTTTCGAGGACAGCTTAATCGCTTTTGCTGGCGGAAGTCTCGGCGGAGAGAAAGTATTTTACGAATACGTAAAGAACTCTTGGACCAAAAAACTTGGTTCCAAGCAGAAGTGGGAAGATCTTCTCAGAGCCGGAACTACAGTTTCTGCGGAAAACCGTAAGAAAACTCCAGGCGCCGGAAGAGGTTTCAACCGCGGAGCGATCAAGAAGTTAGCTTCTTCTTCTCAAGGCTTGAAACTTGCTCTGTATGAAAAGATCTCCATCGGAGACGGTAGAGCTGCAAACAACTCTCTTCTCCAAGAGCTTCCGGATCCAGTAACCAAGGTTACCTGGGACAACTACGTTCTTCTTTCTCCTGCTCTTGCAAAAGAGAAGGGGATTCAGTCCAACGACGTTGTGGTTCTGAAAACCGCGAAACAATCCATTGAATTGCCTGCTCAAGTCCAGCCAGGAATGCATAAGGATGCGATCGGAATCGCGATCGGTTACGGTAGAACTGCTGCCGGAACGATTGCAAACGGAGTCGGTAAGAACGCTTACGCGTTAGCCGAAAACGGAGTATATTCAGGCATTAGCGTATCTTCTATCGAGAAGACCGGTAAGACTTATAAGCTCGCTTGCACCCAGCACCACCACATGATGTCTCCAGGCTTCGGTTACGAAGAGAGACCTCTCATTCAATCCACTACGATCGATGAGTATCGTAAGGATCCGGCTGCAGGTGTTAAAGAGTCCGAAATTCCTAAGATCAAGAAGAACGGTCAGATGGTATATGCTGTCGGAGCCAACCCGGTTCACGAATATCCTGGCTATCGCTGGGGAATGAGCATAGACCTTACCGCTTGCACCGGTTGCGCTTCTTGCGTGATCGCTTGCCAAGTGGAGAACAATATTCCTGTAGTAGGAAGAGACGAGGTCCGAGTGGGTCGCGAGATGCATTGGATCCGTATCGACCGTTACTATATCGGTGACCCTGAGAAGCCTGAGGATATGCAGATCGCTCACCAACCGGTGATGTGTCAACATTGCGAAAACGCTCCTTGCGAGACTGTTTGCCCTGTTGCTGCAACTGTTCACGGCTCGGAAGGAACGAACGATATGGTGTACAACCGTTGTGTGGGAACCAGATACTGTTCCAACAACTGTCCTTACAAAGTTCGTCGCTATAACTGGGCTCAACATTGGTATAACGAGACCGGTGCCCAAAAAGGCGGAAAGGCTCCAAGATATCTGGGACTGAACCCTGAAGTTACAGTTCGTGGCCGCGGGGTCATGGAAAAATGTACCTTCTGTTCTTCTCGTATTGCGGAGAAAAAGATCCAAGCTAAGAATGAGGGTCGCACTCTGAAAGATGGCGAACTCAAGACTGCTTGTCAGCAAAGCTGTGCAGCTGATGCAATCAGCTTCGGAAACATCAATGATAAAGAATCCGAAGTTGCTAAACTCAGCAGCGGTCCAAGATCCTATCGCTTACTCGAATACCTAAACGTCGGTCCTTCGGTCGCTTACTTGACCAGGGTCAGAGCCAAGATTTAA
- a CDS encoding cytochrome c3 family protein, with translation MNKKALKLSVPLIAIAAVAYLIFSPSKYVGYSPDQPIPFNHKIHAGDNKLDCRYCHTGVETSAHATVPNTSTCMNCHSLVARNSPDIKFLTESYTNKKPIEWVKIHDLPDHVQFNHSRHISRGVDCSQCHGNVAEMVKVKQVASLNMGYCVNCHRENNAPTDCSTCHR, from the coding sequence ATGAATAAGAAAGCTTTGAAACTTTCGGTTCCGCTTATTGCTATTGCAGCAGTGGCTTACCTGATTTTTTCTCCCTCCAAATATGTAGGCTACTCTCCGGATCAGCCTATACCCTTTAATCACAAGATTCACGCAGGTGATAACAAGTTAGACTGTCGTTACTGTCACACGGGTGTAGAAACCAGCGCGCACGCAACGGTTCCGAACACATCTACTTGTATGAACTGTCACTCTCTTGTTGCTAGAAACAGTCCGGATATCAAATTCTTGACCGAGAGTTACACGAACAAGAAGCCGATCGAGTGGGTTAAGATCCACGACCTTCCGGATCATGTTCAGTTCAACCACTCTCGACACATATCAAGAGGCGTAGATTGTTCTCAATGCCATGGCAATGTCGCCGAAATGGTCAAGGTCAAGCAGGTCGCATCCCTGAATATGGGTTATTGTGTGAACTGTCACCGAGAGAACAACGCTCCGACCGACTGTTCCACCTGTCACAGATAA
- a CDS encoding endonuclease/exonuclease/phosphatase family protein: MNLFSILSGGRIQKLGSYSLMRLFIRLCLAFSFAFLVTISTIAKSSKKELKLTSFNSLFLYDEIGDKNKIPKNRKKRNATDFDALRKTLLKEDPDIIGFQEIENEAALRNIIISEYDCKATITPGYSQEVGLCWKKSLGQPELKEVPELSLRPGLRKGLLGEFKFDSGKLSVLVVHLKAGHSSKDKQERRNQITVLREILPKLGDFALLGDFNENLGRNHSLWNVLQGNLRLKSANYKMQSDCWQHKEGFIDYLITNLEWKKGSFVQTKFPSDDGNFDGHPLSEEGLSDHCPVSASLIVRED; encoded by the coding sequence GTGAATCTATTTTCTATTTTGAGTGGAGGAAGGATCCAAAAACTCGGATCTTACTCATTAATGCGTCTTTTTATCAGACTTTGCCTCGCTTTTTCCTTCGCTTTCCTAGTAACAATTTCCACTATCGCGAAGAGTTCCAAGAAAGAACTCAAGCTGACTAGCTTTAATTCTCTCTTTTTGTATGATGAAATCGGAGATAAAAATAAAATCCCGAAGAACAGAAAGAAGAGAAATGCAACCGACTTCGATGCACTCCGAAAAACACTATTGAAAGAAGACCCAGATATAATAGGCTTCCAAGAAATAGAGAACGAGGCGGCACTTAGGAATATTATAATATCTGAATATGATTGCAAGGCTACGATCACTCCCGGTTATTCCCAAGAAGTCGGGCTTTGTTGGAAGAAGAGTCTGGGACAGCCTGAACTAAAAGAGGTACCCGAGCTCTCCCTTCGTCCGGGATTGAGAAAAGGATTATTGGGAGAATTCAAATTTGATTCCGGGAAACTATCCGTTTTAGTTGTACATCTGAAAGCCGGACATTCCTCCAAGGACAAGCAAGAGAGAAGAAACCAAATCACAGTTCTCAGAGAAATATTGCCCAAATTAGGAGATTTCGCATTACTCGGGGACTTTAACGAAAACCTAGGGAGAAATCATTCTCTCTGGAATGTGCTCCAAGGGAATCTCCGCCTCAAATCTGCAAATTATAAGATGCAATCCGACTGCTGGCAGCACAAAGAAGGATTCATAGATTACTTAATTACAAATTTAGAATGGAAGAAGGGAAGCTTTGTACAGACCAAGTTTCCTTCTGATGATGGGAATTTTGACGGGCATCCCCTCTCGGAGGAAGGTCTATCCGATCATTGTCCGGTGAGTGCAAGTTTGATTGTACGAGAGGATTAA
- a CDS encoding toxin-antitoxin system YwqK family antitoxin, whose amino-acid sequence MKSAYFILILIVLCFLNVFCSDQLVVEEGNQNIARSGKYVLYKGEKFTGTLDAYLEPVDVVRKTQYVNGLRDGLETDIYPDGRTASERTYSKGKKEGTHKGWHENGKRRFHYEFKNDQFDGESWEWYSSGELYTFGKFKEGRAIGRKIWRKSGQIYLNQVYFHENSFGLPGSKICKRVKGAELDPKSEERNL is encoded by the coding sequence ATGAAGTCTGCATATTTTATTCTGATCCTAATCGTATTATGTTTTTTAAATGTATTTTGTTCGGACCAACTCGTAGTAGAAGAGGGAAACCAGAATATAGCTCGCTCCGGAAAATACGTATTGTATAAGGGAGAAAAATTCACAGGAACTTTGGACGCCTATTTGGAGCCAGTCGACGTTGTACGAAAAACGCAATATGTGAATGGACTAAGGGACGGTCTAGAAACGGACATTTATCCGGATGGAAGGACAGCTTCTGAACGAACCTATTCCAAGGGAAAGAAAGAAGGAACTCATAAAGGCTGGCATGAAAACGGCAAACGTAGATTCCATTATGAGTTTAAGAACGATCAATTCGATGGGGAAAGCTGGGAATGGTATTCTAGCGGAGAACTATACACTTTCGGAAAATTCAAAGAGGGAAGAGCAATTGGTCGAAAGATCTGGAGAAAGAGCGGACAGATTTATTTGAACCAAGTATATTTTCACGAAAACTCCTTCGGGCTTCCGGGATCTAAAATCTGTAAGCGAGTAAAAGGAGCCGAACTCGATCCGAAGAGCGAAGAGAGGAATTTGTAA
- a CDS encoding SCO family protein codes for MRTGLAIVGLSFFLLLCKEEKISEEYPKDITDFASYRTERLPFFLGKDMRPDWDRKDQSKARSLEEFSFRDQTGSQFGGKNLDGKISIVSFFFTGCQGICPVLTNKLKIVQKATLDQDDVTILSFSVTPDADTPELLSVYAKKQNIHYKRWKLITGDRGQIYSLARRSLNADTYSAQDAPEEEKLSSKDFLHSENVYLLDTKRRIRGVYSGRMDASMQELVRDISVLRKEILEEKKATDRDPSFGMKFSENESK; via the coding sequence ATGAGAACAGGATTAGCAATCGTTGGTCTAAGTTTCTTTCTTCTTCTATGTAAGGAGGAGAAGATTTCCGAAGAGTATCCGAAGGATATTACGGATTTTGCAAGTTACAGAACGGAGAGACTTCCTTTCTTTCTTGGAAAAGACATGAGACCGGATTGGGATCGAAAGGATCAGAGCAAGGCCAGAAGTCTCGAAGAGTTTTCTTTTCGAGATCAGACCGGTTCTCAGTTCGGGGGAAAGAATCTGGACGGAAAGATTTCCATCGTGTCCTTCTTTTTTACGGGATGCCAAGGGATCTGTCCGGTTCTTACGAATAAATTGAAGATCGTGCAAAAGGCAACTTTGGATCAGGATGATGTGACCATTCTTTCCTTCTCCGTGACACCGGATGCAGATACTCCAGAGCTTTTGTCAGTATATGCTAAGAAACAAAATATCCATTACAAAAGATGGAAATTGATTACCGGAGATCGAGGGCAGATCTATTCTCTCGCGAGAAGATCGTTAAACGCAGATACGTATTCCGCCCAAGATGCTCCCGAGGAAGAGAAGCTTTCCTCTAAGGATTTTCTTCATTCGGAGAACGTATACTTGCTCGATACTAAAAGACGAATACGAGGAGTATACAGCGGAAGAATGGACGCGTCCATGCAGGAACTCGTTAGAGATATAAGCGTCTTACGTAAGGAAATTCTTGAAGAGAAGAAAGCGACGGATCGGGATCCTTCTTTTGGGATGAAATTTTCAGAGAACGAAAGCAAATGA
- a CDS encoding YHYH protein, translated as MNQKFIILILALGLSSVFWNCSSGSSDDSAASAVLLASSGSEDSCPEPSTFAVNTSETVSDGSSCATKIASDVPTWVQNNFHCMTIYTCGTDIVFETSDLPPFKSGYYSSSSTSYASSNFPASTNSGTCCYGTSVNNTENHFANPNQIKSQSVVFKIPATVTYESSPQSTPYGPVGVSVWGVVFYNNQAAPGDVLATEYATMDFQNGHPDSKGMYHWHTDPWPITGTKNAQSSEEALIGIALDGYPVYGKKNQSSSYPSLDSNTNTATCAPTENPSAGYCYYVQNASYDSAYVFGLYFRGAKGSVTY; from the coding sequence GTGAACCAGAAATTTATTATTTTGATCCTTGCCTTAGGCCTCAGTTCCGTTTTCTGGAATTGTTCGAGTGGCAGCTCAGATGATTCGGCGGCATCAGCCGTACTTTTAGCTAGTAGCGGAAGTGAAGACTCTTGTCCGGAGCCTTCTACCTTTGCAGTAAATACCAGCGAAACTGTCAGCGACGGATCTTCTTGTGCTACTAAGATTGCTTCCGATGTTCCTACTTGGGTCCAAAATAATTTCCATTGCATGACGATCTATACTTGTGGCACCGATATCGTTTTTGAAACGAGCGACCTTCCTCCTTTCAAGTCAGGTTATTATTCCAGTTCTTCTACTAGCTACGCATCGAGCAATTTTCCAGCCTCAACGAATAGCGGGACTTGTTGCTATGGAACCAGTGTAAATAATACGGAGAACCATTTCGCAAATCCGAATCAAATTAAGTCCCAAAGTGTAGTCTTCAAGATCCCGGCCACAGTCACTTACGAATCGAGCCCTCAAAGTACTCCGTACGGCCCTGTCGGAGTCAGTGTCTGGGGAGTGGTATTTTATAACAACCAAGCGGCTCCAGGGGATGTGCTCGCTACGGAATATGCTACGATGGATTTTCAGAATGGTCATCCCGATTCAAAAGGAATGTATCACTGGCATACGGATCCTTGGCCGATTACCGGTACTAAAAATGCACAATCGAGTGAAGAGGCTTTGATCGGTATCGCTTTGGATGGATATCCAGTGTATGGGAAAAAGAATCAAAGTAGTTCCTATCCAAGTTTGGATTCGAATACGAATACTGCGACCTGTGCTCCTACGGAGAATCCGAGCGCAGGGTATTGCTATTATGTGCAGAATGCCTCTTACGATTCGGCTTACGTATTCGGACTTTATTTCCGCGGTGCGAAAGGTTCAGTTACCTACTGA